The following proteins come from a genomic window of Dreissena polymorpha isolate Duluth1 chromosome 1, UMN_Dpol_1.0, whole genome shotgun sequence:
- the LOC127864304 gene encoding uncharacterized protein LOC127864304 — translation MPCGIGQYQRHGYRTVNPEHVKISPFTEKEVWQVWISRFEAIGMRYGWDDDTRIDQLLPRLEGQAAQFVFTQLPQDVMHNYNILIGELNSRFRVIETAKSFASKFAHRYQRQGESVEEYAANMRELYDRAHARRDKKTRDKDLVRRFLDGLRDEEARFEIEFHKDPSTLDEAVYYAVTLSEVRKSQDSERRRTFARVVREDQFSQRGSSKTHTETVMKDKRHFNRVAQNTNKHVDQTELLNEILKRVDNLEHKQPAYNKGHQLKKAGVECFSCHKLGHFARECPEKDDNKIEQKASTQETHRQEPLNFKGPALLAKGRSKNM, via the coding sequence ATGCCATGTGGTATAGGTCAGTATCAACGGCACGGATACAGAACAGTGAACCCAGAGCATGTGAAGATATCCCCATTCACAGAAAAGGAAGTTTGGCAGGTTTGGATATCGAGGTTTGAGGCAATAGGTATGCGTTACGGATGGGATGATGACACAAGAATAGACCAGCTATTACCTCGGTTGGAAGGTCAAGCAGCACAATTTGTCTTCACTCAACTCCCTCAAGATGTGATGCACAATTATAATATACTGATTGGTGAGCTAAATAGCCGCTTCAGAGTCATCGAAACAGCGAAGTCATTTGCTTCAAAGTTTGCACACAGGTATCAACGGCAAGGGGAGTCAGTTGAAGAATATGCTGCCAATATGCGAGAATTATATGACAGGGCACATGCACGTCGGGATAAAAAGACCAGGGATAAAGATCTTGTGCGAAGATTTTTAGATGGGTTACGTGACGAGGAGGCACGGTTTGAAATTGAATTTCACAAGGATCCATCGACTCTTGACGAGGCCGTGTACTATGCCGTTACATTAAGCGAAGTGAGAAAGTCTCAAGACTCAGAACGCCGCAGGACGTTTGCTCGGGTAGTGCGAGAAGATCAGTTCTCTCAACGGGGCTCATCTAAAACACATACCGAAACAGTCATGAAGGACAAAAGGCACTTCAACAGAGTTgcgcaaaatacaaataaacatgttgatCAAACTGAGCTCTTAAACGAAATACTAAAGCGCGTCGATAATTTGGAGCATAAACAACCTGCTTATAATAAGGGGCATCAGCTGAAGAAGGCTGGTGTTGAATGTTTTAGCTGTCACAAGCTTGGACATTTTGCGCGTGAATGTCCGGAGAAGGATGACAACAAAATAGAACAAAAGGCAAGTACTCAAGAAACACACAGGCAGGAACCTTTAAACTTCAAGGGACCAGCCCTGTTGGCCAAGGGGAGGTCCAAAAACATGTAG